CTGTTGCAATCCAACGATTTCCGACATGGACTCACCTTCGACGGAGGCGGTGTGGAAGATTCCAGAATAGACGGAGCCGTCCCTGGCGTGGACGTCGACGGGGAGGCCAATGATGCACATGGTGGCAAACAGCAATGCATCGCTGAACGAGGCCTCCTCCCCGTATGGGAGCTCTCCTCCGTTCCGGCAGCCCATTCTGTCGCTCTCTCTGTGTAGCGGTAAACTGAATTGGCAGAGAAAGATGAAAAGTTGCCCCTATGGGTCGGAAGCTTTGTCAATGGCAGCTCTCTGAGCTTATTAGCGGACCTGGAGAGAGCAAATCTCTTCCTGCCCCGAGTCTTTTTCTGTTATCAGCGTACAATTACCATTTTGACCTTGgagaattttctcaatttttcaatcTATTGAAACTAACAATATtggtttctcttttttccttttttattttttatttctaccTTTGTCTTCTTTAAAAAAACTTCTTTCACACAACCATTGGGTACAACTGATCTAATCACCCCTAATTTATATAATGTTTGCGGACACTGATATTCGATAATTAAAATCTCGAATAGTAAGTGATTATTATGCTGTCACTTTTAAATACGTATTTTCACATTTTGTTTACtatctttttttatcaaatttcaCAATCACTAACTGTAAGTTTGTACATGAAATTTACTTCcaacttaaaattttttaaaaataactaTCTATCACTCGTAATAAAACTttataaaagtataaaaatgCCACAAAAtagaattataatatattattgtaGTAAATTTCCGTGAAAACTATTTCATTGTCTTTCCAATGTCTCGGGCTAAATATGTAGTAATGATATACCTTTTCTTCTTAATAAtctgataaataaataaataaatatcagCAAAGGCTATTAATttgcttcttttattttctacttaATTTTTGGTAAAAAGAATTCTACTTATTTGCTAAATTAAAATAAGGGAGAAGGGGTGTTTTCGTAAAACCGTAATATAATTTGCACGAGctcctttccttttctcccGTCTACTTCCCGCAAAATTCTCTCTGCAAAACCCTAACTAAACCCAGCCCATCAATATTCCTCGCAGAGTTGAAGCTCAAAGATCGCCCCTTTTCCCCTGCAGACGTCGAGTAGCGAACCGCTGCGAGCAGAAACTCCAGGACACCCGGCGATGAGGAGGCCGAAATCGAGGCGGTTCCGGCAGCAAAGCCGCCTCTCCGAGCTCCAGGAAATAGAGCTCCTGCAGTCGTGGATCGAGTCGCAGAAGCCGGACTCCGGGTCCAATCCTCGCTCCCTGCCTCCTCTGGCGAGTGACGCGCGTATTGGGCGACTGGATGCGTCTTCTTTTTCCCGGTACGCTGGAGCTACAAAATTCGATCAGTTGCCGATCTCAAAGAAGACCAAGGACGGTTTACGGGAAGCCAAGTACAAGAAGATGACGGATATACAGAGGGCGTCGCTGCCTCACTCGCTCTGCGGCAGAGATGTCCTCGGAGCTGCCAAGACTGGATCCGGGAAGACCTTGGCGTTTATCATTCCGGTCAGTGCTTTTGGTTTCCATTGAAGGTTTAATTTTTGATTGCCAAACTCTGATGAATGTTGCTTCTTCTCTAACTGTGTGGGCATGATTCTAAATTAGCCGAATTTCAGGTTCTGGAGAAGTTATATAGGGAGCGGTGGAGCCCAGAGGATGGAGTTGGAAGCATCATAATTTCTCCAACCAGAGAATTAGCCGGTCAGCTATTTGATGTATTGAGGGTTGTCGGGAGGCACCACGGTTTTAGCGCAGGACTTCTGATCGGTGGTCGGAGGGACGTGGATTTGGAGAAGCAGAGTGTAAATGAATTAAACGTATTAGTCTGCACACCCGGTCGACTTCTTCAGCACATGGATGAGACTCCAAATTTCGATTGTTCACAGCTTCAGGTCAACATAATGCTTCTTGGTCACGGTTTATGTTGCGTCCATTTAGATGTTGATTTGGTTTAAAATTTCTCTCTAGGGAACAGGTTTTGGTGCTTGATGAGGCTGACCGTATACTCGATGTTGGGTTTAAGAAGGCTCTCAATGCAATCATTTCGCAGCTCCCTAAACAGAGGCAGACTATGCTCTTTTCGGCAACTCAAACAAAGTCGGTGCAGGACCTTGCGCGGCTCAGTTTGAAGGACCCAGAGTACTTGAGCGTCCACGAGGAGTCTGTGGTAGCTACTCCCAATCGGTTGCAGCAAACTGCCATGATTGTGCCTCTTGAGCAGAAAATGGACATGTTGTGGAGCTTCATAAAGGCACATTGTAGATCAAGGATTCTCGTGTTTCTCTCCAGCTGTAAGCAGGTAAGTCTGTACCAGTCAATATAATTTCCTGAGCAGGAGCTGAACTTCACTTTTCTGATAAAGCAATGGTTCCTTCCTTCTATAATTTTGAGGAAGATCATGACTTCCAGTTCTCTATCTTGTTTGTATGGCAACATGCTGAATTTCAAAGTGGTTATGGTCTAAGGAAGATAGTTTTCCTGTTTGCTCTCTGCTGGCCTATGCGATGATTATGCTGTTACTCTTTCACTGTTAGGCTATTATTCTTTTGCCGTCAACCTATTTCATGCTCGATTCCGTTtcctattatattttttcatctCTAATTCATTTTAACATTGATAACTTGCAAACTTTAGGTTAGGTTCGTCTTTGAAGCATTTAAGAAATTACGTCCTGGAATACCCTTGAAGTGTCTTCATGGAAGGATGAAGCAAGAGAAGAGGATGGGAATCTATTCACAATTTTGTGAGCAGCAGTCACTTCTTTTCTCAACTGATGTGGCCGCTAGAGGTCTCGACTTTAATAAGGCTGTGGATTGGGTGGTTCAGGTGATTTGCTCATTCCTTGCAGCttctctttcttatttttaagaGAATGGAAAGTGAAAAACGGAAGTTTTCCTTCCCTTGCGAAGCCTCATATTGTTACTTGTTTTAGGTGGACTGTCCTGAAGATGTTGCATCATACATACATAGAGTTGGTCGTACAGCTCGTTATCATTCTGGAGGGAGGTCGGTCTTGTTCCTCATGCCATctgaaatgaaaatgcttgAGAAATTAAAAGCTGCCAAAATACCTTTACAAGTTATCAAGGTAACCTGCTCTTGTGAGATATccctatttttctttatttgtgCCTTAGCACAGAATTCATCATTGCAGACATCTTTTAGTGTCCTGCTCTCTGCGTGTTGATTTGGATGTTTTGACCATGCTATTGTGATCTTCCAGGCAAATACAAAGAGAATTCAATCTATATCTCATTTGTTAAGGGAGTTGCTTGCCAAGTATCCAAACATTAATCAACTTGCTCAAAGGGCCTTCATCACATATTTGCGGTCCATCCATATTCAGAAAGACAAAGAAATCTTTGATGTGACGAAGCTGTCAATCGATGAGTATTCCATATCGCTGGGGCTAGCAATGCCTCCTAAAGTCCGGTTTTTGAAGAACAAGTTGAAGTCTAAGACA
Above is a window of Punica granatum isolate Tunisia-2019 chromosome 7, ASM765513v2, whole genome shotgun sequence DNA encoding:
- the LOC116214788 gene encoding DEAD-box ATP-dependent RNA helicase 32 yields the protein MRRPKSRRFRQQSRLSELQEIELLQSWIESQKPDSGSNPRSLPPLASDARIGRLDASSFSRYAGATKFDQLPISKKTKDGLREAKYKKMTDIQRASLPHSLCGRDVLGAAKTGSGKTLAFIIPVLEKLYRERWSPEDGVGSIIISPTRELAGQLFDVLRVVGRHHGFSAGLLIGGRRDVDLEKQSVNELNVLVCTPGRLLQHMDETPNFDCSQLQVLVLDEADRILDVGFKKALNAIISQLPKQRQTMLFSATQTKSVQDLARLSLKDPEYLSVHEESVVATPNRLQQTAMIVPLEQKMDMLWSFIKAHCRSRILVFLSSCKQVRFVFEAFKKLRPGIPLKCLHGRMKQEKRMGIYSQFCEQQSLLFSTDVAARGLDFNKAVDWVVQVDCPEDVASYIHRVGRTARYHSGGRSVLFLMPSEMKMLEKLKAAKIPLQVIKANTKRIQSISHLLRELLAKYPNINQLAQRAFITYLRSIHIQKDKEIFDVTKLSIDEYSISLGLAMPPKVRFLKNKLKSKTPEVYAPPEPESSVEDGVVDVPREKLEIGDSVEDDKNLLLTEEDSENDEGKKDDQLGDIVPATRVLKKKKLKINVNRPVGTRVVFDEEGNSLPPLARVAQPLDSDGSILIDREKKDEYYRRMREEMKKVDKEDKRLHRERLRENRIKKKMKWKKGKSGPDEEDEGEEAGESDSSMSDKGPEGKGRRRSKVYFDSDGEDGEQGESKDKSGLPKPDSISLAEQEQLALKLLSSMHS